From a single Pseudomonas cremoricolorata genomic region:
- a CDS encoding sensor histidine kinase yields MSSIRRRTLTLIIGLLLGGLLIISLLNLHDSRHEIAEVYDAQLAQNARLLQGVMRMPVAVGEQAALYQAFNKALGEAAPKLDGHPYERKIAFQVWNEQNALLVQTASAPRFERPPSEPGFNDVTDLKHRTWRGFVLLDTQHQLRIWVGERDDVRADLVQRIVRHTLWPNVIGSLILAALVWLAIGWGLQPLADLASTLRARHAGSLEPLHLLPLPSELEPMQSALNRMLAQIEQVLARERRFIADAAHEMRTPLAVLRVHAQNLLETGSAEQQAQSLHYLISGVDRTTRLVNQLLTMARLEPRASSAALPAVDLQASVRESLVQLTAWLLDKGLELEFDVQPGDYHASVDVGWVTIALHNLLSNAAHVSPPGATLSVTLSSAPSHFSLSVADRGPGIAEADRERVFERFFSSGNDQGVGLGLTIVQTIAERLGGDVRLDNRADGGLTATLRIARR; encoded by the coding sequence ATGAGCTCGATCCGCCGCCGCACCCTGACCCTGATCATCGGCCTGCTGCTGGGCGGACTGCTGATCATCAGCCTGCTCAACCTGCACGACAGCCGCCATGAAATCGCCGAGGTGTACGACGCGCAACTGGCGCAGAACGCTCGCCTGCTGCAAGGGGTGATGCGCATGCCGGTGGCCGTGGGCGAGCAGGCGGCGCTGTACCAAGCCTTCAACAAGGCGTTGGGCGAGGCCGCACCGAAGCTCGACGGGCATCCCTATGAGCGCAAGATCGCCTTTCAGGTCTGGAACGAGCAGAACGCGCTGCTGGTGCAGACCGCCAGCGCGCCGCGCTTCGAGCGCCCGCCAAGCGAGCCTGGCTTCAACGATGTCACCGACCTCAAGCACCGCACCTGGCGCGGCTTCGTCTTGCTCGATACCCAGCACCAGTTGCGCATCTGGGTCGGCGAGCGCGACGACGTGCGCGCCGACCTGGTGCAGCGCATCGTGCGCCACACGCTATGGCCCAACGTCATCGGCAGCCTGATTCTCGCGGCGCTGGTGTGGCTGGCCATTGGCTGGGGCCTGCAACCGCTGGCCGATCTGGCGAGCACGCTGCGCGCCCGGCATGCCGGCTCGCTGGAGCCCTTGCACCTGTTGCCGCTGCCCAGCGAACTGGAACCGATGCAGTCGGCGCTCAACCGCATGCTGGCGCAGATCGAGCAGGTGCTGGCGCGCGAACGGCGCTTCATCGCCGATGCCGCCCACGAGATGCGCACACCGCTGGCGGTGCTGCGGGTGCACGCGCAGAACCTGCTGGAAACCGGCAGTGCCGAGCAGCAGGCGCAATCGCTGCATTACCTGATCAGCGGCGTCGACCGCACCACCCGGCTGGTCAACCAGTTGCTGACCATGGCCCGCCTCGAACCCCGTGCCAGCAGCGCCGCGTTGCCTGCCGTGGATTTGCAGGCCAGCGTGCGCGAGAGCCTGGTGCAGCTCACCGCCTGGCTGCTCGACAAAGGCCTGGAACTGGAGTTCGATGTGCAGCCTGGCGATTACCATGCCAGCGTCGATGTCGGCTGGGTCACCATCGCCCTGCACAACCTGCTGAGCAACGCCGCCCACGTCTCGCCGCCCGGCGCCACCCTCAGCGTGACGCTGAGCAGCGCGCCGAGCCATTTCAGCCTGAGCGTCGCCGACCGTGGCCCAGGCATCGCCGAGGCAGACCGCGAGCGGGTCTTCGAACGCTTCTTCAGTTCAGGCAACGACCAGGGCGTGGGCCTGGGCCTGACCATCGTGCAGACCATCGCCGAGCGCCTGGGGGGCGATGTTCGCCTGGACAACCGCGCAGACGGCGGCCTGACCGCCACTCTGCGCATCGCCCGGCGCTGA
- a CDS encoding response regulator encodes MRLLLIEDDVALGEGIHQALRREGYTVDWLHDGSSALHALRSESFDLAVLDLGLPKLDGLEVLRRLRQGGAALPVLILTARDATEDRIAGLDAGADDYLVKPFDLAELKARLRALLRRSAGRASALIEHAGIVLDPSSQQVSYQGQPVALTPKEYQLLHELLSPPGRVMSRERLTQLLYGWSEEAESNTLEVHIHHLRKKFCAELIRTVRGVGYRLEPKR; translated from the coding sequence GTGCGGCTACTACTGATCGAAGATGACGTCGCCCTCGGTGAGGGCATCCACCAGGCGCTGCGTCGCGAGGGCTATACCGTCGACTGGCTGCACGACGGCAGCAGCGCGCTGCATGCCTTGCGCAGCGAAAGCTTCGACCTGGCCGTGCTCGACCTCGGCCTGCCCAAGCTCGACGGCCTGGAAGTGCTGCGCCGCCTGCGCCAGGGCGGGGCGGCGCTGCCGGTGCTGATTCTCACCGCCCGCGATGCCACCGAAGACCGCATCGCCGGGCTCGATGCCGGCGCCGACGATTACCTGGTCAAGCCGTTCGACCTGGCCGAACTCAAGGCGCGTCTACGCGCGTTGTTGCGCCGCAGTGCCGGGCGCGCCAGCGCCCTGATCGAGCACGCCGGCATCGTCCTCGATCCCAGCAGCCAGCAGGTCAGCTACCAGGGCCAGCCGGTGGCGCTGACCCCCAAGGAATACCAACTGCTGCACGAATTGCTCTCGCCGCCGGGGCGGGTGATGTCCCGCGAGCGCCTTACCCAGTTGCTCTACGGCTGGAGCGAGGAGGCCGAGAGCAACACCCTGGAAGTGCACATCCACCATTTGCGCAAGAAGTTCTGCGCCGAGCTGATTCGCACCGTGCGCGGGGTCGGTTATCGGCTGGAACCCAAGCGATGA